One genomic region from Thermoleptolyngbya sichuanensis A183 encodes:
- a CDS encoding SH3 domain-containing protein, with protein MKNLTSLAIRSAGVAVLLTGATLAAPAFAQDPAVVQTATDSCIRNAQQNGFALKEVVEAGASDRPGKDAKVVLMVTKDGADARQTCYYSVADGGVTFDDAVGAARNFPWWWLLLPIVGFPLLLAAFRGRDTVTRTVAEDPRYVGAREVRPEGIVRAANQSVNVHSGPDGSYRVTSTLYDGQRVALTGRRENNWVELAEGGWVQSQYIDAAFTGYANR; from the coding sequence ATGAAGAACTTAACGTCTTTAGCAATTCGTTCGGCTGGCGTGGCTGTGCTGCTGACAGGTGCAACGCTGGCGGCTCCTGCTTTTGCTCAAGATCCGGCAGTGGTGCAGACGGCTACCGATTCCTGCATTAGAAATGCTCAGCAAAATGGCTTTGCCCTGAAGGAAGTGGTGGAAGCGGGTGCTTCTGACCGTCCTGGTAAGGATGCGAAGGTGGTGCTGATGGTGACCAAGGACGGCGCAGATGCTCGCCAGACCTGCTACTACAGCGTGGCTGATGGCGGCGTGACGTTCGATGATGCTGTGGGCGCTGCTCGGAACTTCCCTTGGTGGTGGCTGCTGCTGCCGATCGTGGGCTTCCCCCTCTTGCTGGCAGCATTCCGCGGCCGGGATACCGTGACCCGCACGGTCGCCGAAGACCCCCGCTATGTGGGCGCTCGTGAAGTTCGCCCAGAAGGGATTGTCCGCGCTGCAAACCAGTCGGTCAACGTTCACTCTGGCCCAGACGGAAGCTACCGCGTTACCAGCACGCTCTACGACGGGCAGCGTGTTGCGCTGACAGGTCGCCGCGAAAACAACTGGGTGGAACTGGCCGAGGGCGGCTGGGTGCAGTCTCAGTACATCGACGCAGCCTTCACAGGTTATGCCAACCGCTAG